From the genome of Halanaerobiales bacterium:
CAAAAGAACTGGGAATTGATGTAATTATAACCGATCATCATGATTTACCTGATGATTTACCCCCGGCTGATATTATACTTACTCCTAAATTTTTTAACAAAGAACATCGAGCTTATTCCCTTCCTGGCGCCGGAATGGCTTATTATTTAGTTAAGGGAATAATAAATTTTATTAATAATAATTCTAATTACAAAAATATATATAATTCTGAAATAAAGAGAAATCAATTTTTGGACTTATTAGCTTTGGCAATAATTGCTGATGTTGTTCCTTTAAAAGAAGAAAATAGATATTTATTAAAAAAAGGACTAAAATTTCTTAAGGAGACAGAAAGAAAAAGTTTAAATAAGTTATTTGAATTAAGTGGCATAAATAAAAAATTAATTAATGAAGAAGATATTGCTTTTAGAATAGCTCCAATACTTAATGCTGCAGGAAGAATGGAAAATGCTGATATTGCTGTAGAGATGTTTCTTGCCAGAGATGAGAAAGAAATAGAAAAATTGGCTAATAAATTAATTAAAATTAATAGTAGGAGAAAAGAAATCCAACAAAAAATAATTGAAGAAGCAGAAGAAATGATAAAAGATCAATTTAGTAATAAAGATAGTGCTATTATATTATACCAGCCTCATTGGCATGAAGGGCTTTTAGGGATAGCAGCCGGTCGACTGGCTGAAAATTATAATTTGCCGGCTTTACTTATGACATTAAAAGAAGATGGAAAAACTATAACTGGTTCAGCACGTTCTATAGAAGAAATTCATATTAATAATAAACTTAAAAAGGTAAATAAATACTTAATTAAATATGGAGGTCATGCAGGAGCGGCAGGGTTTTCACTTCAAAGAGATCAATATACAATTTTCAAAAAGAAATTATCCTCCTTACTGGAAGATGAATTAAGTAAAATTTCACGAGAGGAAAGTATAAAAGTTGATGCCAAAATAAATTTAAATGAAATTGATATAGAAAGTTACTATTCCTTAAGAAAATTAGCTCCTTTTGGAGAAGAAAATCCTAAGCCATTATTCATTACAAAAAATTGTCAATTTATAAAAAGTAGAAGTTTTAGTAATAATAAACATAAAAGATTGGTTGTTGAGCAAAATAATGTTAAAAAAAATGCTATCTGGTGGTGGGCAGGAGAAAAAAAAGCACCTGAAGAATCAAATTTAATTTATAATATTGATCTAAATAGATTTAGAGGCAAAGAAAATATTCAATTAACAGTTAAGAATATCATAGATGCAAAAGAAAGTGGGCAAAGTAATAATAAATATGATTATTTAAACAGTCTTCGGATCCTTGATTATAGAAACTGGAAAGAAAGAGAGCATATTGAAGATAAGTTATCTAAAATTGAAAATGCAGTTTATTATCAAGAGGGATCAAATAGTAGTTATTACAAACCAGTGATTGACCGTTACGGAATAGGAGAAAATAATAAATTGGTTTTAATATCTTTCCCTCCTTCTCTTTCTATATTAAATGATTTAATTTATAATAATGAGCCATCAGAAATTATCCTGGCTTTTAATAAAAAAGATTTGAAAGAAAAAGAGGGATTTATTAAAAGATTAACCGCTATTCTCAAATATATACTAAAAGAAAAGAATGGAAAATTAAAAATAAATGAAATTGCAGTATTAACAGGTGAATTGGAAATAACAGTAGAAGTTGCTTTAAAATATCTAAAAGCTTCAGGATATTTAAATTTAGAAAAAATTGATGAAAATAATTATTTTATAGATTTTTCTGAACAAAAAGAAAAAGTAGATAAAAAATTATATAAAAATAAATTAAAATCTTTATTAAAAGAAAGTATGTCATTTAATAAATTTTTATTAAAAACTGGCCCTGGAGAAATTTTGGATTATGTAAAAAGCTAATAGGGAGGATTATTATGGATTTAAAGGAAAATGTATTATTAAAGTCAACATTATCAAAAAAAGAATATTCAATTAATAGATTAAAAGAGTGGTCTGAGAATAAGGAGCCTTTAGAAGTAGAAATTGGAGGTATTGCTGGAGCAAGTATAAATAATGGAGATTATATATGGGATAGATTTATTGATTTTTTGCCATTTGAAAATATAAATCCTAATTATTCTCTTGGAGAAGGGGATACATCTGTTTTGGAAGGA
Proteins encoded in this window:
- the recJ gene encoding single-stranded-DNA-specific exonuclease RecJ → MKIKMDNEKKIPEWLYEEVNNDNILAKILYNRGINSRDEVKKFLDNKNYKPTLPNDFPNMQEGVKKIVDAIDKDEKIMVYGDYDVDGITSTTILVTFLQQLGAKVDYHIPDRFEEGYGMNKEIIKNIKGDIDLILSCDCGISNYEEVRLAKELGIDVIITDHHDLPDDLPPADIILTPKFFNKEHRAYSLPGAGMAYYLVKGIINFINNNSNYKNIYNSEIKRNQFLDLLALAIIADVVPLKEENRYLLKKGLKFLKETERKSLNKLFELSGINKKLINEEDIAFRIAPILNAAGRMENADIAVEMFLARDEKEIEKLANKLIKINSRRKEIQQKIIEEAEEMIKDQFSNKDSAIILYQPHWHEGLLGIAAGRLAENYNLPALLMTLKEDGKTITGSARSIEEIHINNKLKKVNKYLIKYGGHAGAAGFSLQRDQYTIFKKKLSSLLEDELSKISREESIKVDAKINLNEIDIESYYSLRKLAPFGEENPKPLFITKNCQFIKSRSFSNNKHKRLVVEQNNVKKNAIWWWAGEKKAPEESNLIYNIDLNRFRGKENIQLTVKNIIDAKESGQSNNKYDYLNSLRILDYRNWKEREHIEDKLSKIENAVYYQEGSNSSYYKPVIDRYGIGENNKLVLISFPPSLSILNDLIYNNEPSEIILAFNKKDLKEKEGFIKRLTAILKYILKEKNGKLKINEIAVLTGELEITVEVALKYLKASGYLNLEKIDENNYFIDFSEQKEKVDKKLYKNKLKSLLKESMSFNKFLLKTGPGEILDYVKS